A stretch of Scheffersomyces stipitis CBS 6054 chromosome 2, complete sequence DNA encodes these proteins:
- a CDS encoding predicted protein has product MSPLKKSFHTSNPDADTAIDRTIPDFPAAQISDEDKYFKNHKPPSYLPEIEKEVANFVEFHQNQSGKNIVLVTSGGTTVPLENNTVRFIDNFSAGTRGATSAEYFLENGYAVIFLHREFSLLPYSRHYSHTTNCFLDYMTEVNNKVEINRDFADEMLLVLRKYKAAKESNSLILIPYTTVNQYLYTLKSISEIMERLESKALFYLAAAVSDFFLPQSKMPQHKIQSQDHGGKLIIDLEQVPKFLSRLVDNWAPSAMVVSFKLETDHTILIKKAMSALERYSHQLVIGNLLQTRKKEIVFVTPDGHEDWVRLTDEQYAQKEEIEKLIIPKVISYHQQWINSHSLKTE; this is encoded by the coding sequence ATGTCTCCGTTGAAAAAATCATTCCATACCTCAAACCCAGACGCAGACACGGCCATCGACAGAACCATACCAGACTTCCCTGCGGCCCAGATTCTGGATGAAGacaaatacttcaagaaccaCAAACCCCCTTCTTACCTCCCGGAAATCGAGAAGGAAGTAGCCAATTTCGTCGAATTTCACCAAAATCAGTCTGGTAAGAACATTGTCTTGGTGACATCTGGAGGAACAACTGTACCATTGGAAAACAACACCGTCAGATTTATCGATAACTTTTCTGCTGGTACGAGAGGTGCCACTTCTGCCGAATACTTTTTGGAAAATGGATATGCCGTGATTTTTTTGCATAGAGAATTCTCGTTATTGCCCTATTCCAGACACTACAGTCATACTACCAACTGTTTCTTGGACTACATGACCGAGGTTAACAATAAGGTCGAAATCAACCGTGATTTCGCAGACGAAATGTTGCTTGTTTTGAGAAAGTATAAAGCTGCTAAGGAgtccaattccttgatcttgattCCTTACACCACTGTAAATCAGTACTTGTACACTTTAAAGCTGATCAGTGAAATCATGGAAAGATTGGAATCCAAAGCCTTATTCTACTTGGCAGCTGCTGTTTcggacttcttcttgccgCAGTCAAAGATGCCACAACATAAGATTCAGTCACAGGACCATGGTGGAAAGTTGATTATCGATTTGGAACAGGTGCCCAAGTTCTTGAGTAGACTCGTAGACAACTGGGCTCCCTCAGCAATGGTGGTTTCATTCAAATTGGAGACCGACCACACcatcttgatcaagaaaGCAATGAGTGCGTTGGAGAGATATCTGCATCAACTTGTTATCGGGAACTTGTTGCAGACGAGAAAGAAGGAGATCGTGTTTGTCACACCAGACGGACACGAGGACTGGGTCAGATTAACAGATGAACAGTACGcccaaaaagaagaaattgaaaaactcATCATTCCGAAGGTCATCAGTTACCACCAGCAATGGATAAACAGTCACAGTCTCAAAACTGAATAG
- a CDS encoding RNA polymerase II holoenzyme cyclin-like subunit, which produces MSADFWCSSQRNKWQLSRQSLLEARRKVLLLERKMIQNGLIKDYPNIHYDFNMRIYLHNLLIKLGRRLNIRQVALATAEIYLNRFLTRVSLKEINVYLLVTTCLYVACKIEECPQHIRLIISEARNLWPEYIPHDVTKLAEFEFYLIEEMDSYLFLHHPYKSLIQIRDFLNENSAVFGFTLTDDELQNAWSLVNDSYITDLHLLLPPHIIAVASIYITIVLKKNLSAIRVNSSAVNSNGGPNSMMFNRNPDQNSMHIDDLMILANPSTPGSDLVNNLERTNFHDMKLDEETIKINKFMNFLDHSHINLDEVVEAMQDMINIYVQWNRYNEQGVKKALQVMLLNRQL; this is translated from the exons ATGTCTGCAGATTTCTGGTGTTCTTCCCAGCGCAATAAATGGCAACTCAGCCGGCAGTCGCTTCTAGAAGCTCGAAGAAAagtccttcttcttgagagGAAAATGATTCAAAACGGCCTTATTAAAGACTATCCCAATATCCACTATGACTTTAACATGCGGATCTATTTGcacaacttgttgatcaagcTTGGCCGCCGATTAAACATACGACAAGTGGCTCTAGCCACTGCCGAAATTTATCTCAATCGGTTTCTCACTCGTGTTCTGTTGAAGGAGATCAATGTGTATCTCTTGGTTACTACCTGTTTGTATGTAGCCTGCAAGATAGAAGAGTGCCCTCAGCATATACGATTGATCATTTCGGAAGCCCGTAACTTGTGGCCCGAATACATACCGCACGATGTTACCAAACTCGCTGAATTCGAGTTCTActtgatagaagaaatggacCTGTATCTTTTCCTTCATCATCCGTACAAGTCTTTAATTCAAATCAGAGACTTTTTGAACGAGAACAGCGCTGTCTTTGGCTTTACATTAACAGACGATGAGCTTCAGAACGCCTGGTCGCTTGTAAACGACAGCTATATCACCGATTTGCATTTGCTCTTGCCGCCTCATATAATTGCGGTGGCTCTGATCTACATCACTAtagtgttgaagaagaatctatCCGCAATTCGTGTGAACAGTAGTGCGGTTAACTCCAATGGAGGTCCAAATTCAATGATGTTTAACCGAAATCCGGACCAGAATTCTATGCATATAGACGACTTGATGATTCTAGCCAATCCTTCAACA CCGG GTTCAGACTTGGTTAACAATCTCGAAAGGACAAACTTTCACGACATGAAATTGGACGAAGAGActatcaagatcaacaagttcatgaacttcttggaccATTCGCACATCAACTTGGACGAGGTGGTGGAGGCCATGCAAGACATGATCAACATCTACGTTCAATGGAATCGGTACAACGAGCAGGGTGTGAAGAAGGCATTGCAGGTGATGCTTCTCAATAGACAGTTATAA
- a CDS encoding cyclophilin type peptidyl-prolyl cis-trans isomerase (go_process protein folding): MENPVVFFDINIDDQPLGRVKIELYADQLPRTSENFRQFCTGEYRELGVPIGYKGCGFHRVIKGFMIQGGDFVRGNGLGTKTIYGKESFADEAFTYDLLTLLDKKYSVSMANSGPNSNGCQFFICCKDTPHLDGKHVVFGQVIEGFEIVDKIENINVDANDKPKQNVVIAECGEM, from the exons ATGGAAAACCCAGTCGTGTTTTTTGAC ATCAACATCGATG ACCAACCGTTGGGGAGGGTCAAAATCGAGCTTTATGCTGATCAATTGCCAAG AACATCAGAGAATTTCCGTCAGTTCTGCACAGGTGAGTACAGAGAGCTCGGTGTGCCGATAGGATACAAAGGATGTGGCTTCCACCGAGTCATCAAGGGATTTATGATCCAAGGAGGAGACTTTGTCAGAGGGAACGGGTTGGGAACCAAAACCATTTACGGCAAGGAATCATTTGCAGACGAGGCTTTCACGTATGATC TACTAACATTATTAGATAAGAAATACAGTGTGTCAATGGCCAACTCTGGGCCAAACTCCAACGGATGCCAGTTCTTTATCTGCTGTAAAGACACACCACATCTCGATGGAAAACATGTTGTGTTTGGACAAGTAATTGAAGGTTTTGAAATTGTGGACAAGATCGAGAACATCAACGTGGATGCCAATGACAAACCGAAACAGAACGTAGTTATCGCCGAGTGTGGCGAGATGTAA